The genomic DNA TGAGGTACTTGGGCTTTTCGTCGCCGAGCACCCGGCCGCCGAAGCCGATGCATTCGCCCTTGACGTTGCGGATGGGGAACATCACGCGGTCGCGGAAGCGGTCGTAGCGCTTGGCGTCTTCGGCGCCGTCTTCGGTGTTGACAATCACCAGGCCGCTTTCGGCCAGCAGGGGGTCGTCGTAGTCGGGAAAGACGCTGGCAAGCGTGCGCCAGCCCGCGGGCGCGTAGCCGATGCCGAACTGCCTGGCCACTTCGCCCGAGACGCCGCGGCCCTTCAAGTATTCGATCGCGCCCGGCGCCTGCCGCAGCGCCTTGCGGTAGGCCTCGCCGGCCTTTTCGAGCACGTCGGTCAGCGTGGCTTGCTTCTGGCGCTGGCTGGCGGCGCGAGCGCGCTCGGCGGGGGAGGCGTCGTCCTCGGGCACCTGCAGGCCGTACTGGCCGGCGAGGTCGTGCACCGCCTCGACAAAACCCATGCCCGCGTGTTCCATGAGGAAGCCGATGGCGTTGCCGTGGACCCCGCAGCCGAAGCAGTGATAGAACTGCTTGGTGGGGCTGACCGAGAAGGAGGGCGACTTTTCGCCGTGAAACGGGCACAGGCCCATGAAATTGGCGCCGGCCTTCTTGAGCTGCACGTAGCGCCCGACGATTTCCACCACGTCGGCGCGCGCGATGAGTTCCTGGATGAAAGAAGCGGGGATGGTCATGTAGGCGAAGAGCGGCAAATCATACGCAAGCCTTCGAACGCCCGCGCGCGGACGCCATACTGGCTGCAGTTGGAACCCACGGATGAAGACGCTCCACCCATTGCACCACGTCGCGCCGCTGCTGCGCCATCCCCTGCGCTTCGTCTGGGATGCGCTCAAGGCTTTCCGCGCCAACCAGGGGCTGCTGCTCGCGGGCGCCGTGGCCTACTACGCGCTGCTTTCGATCGTGCCGCTGCTGATCGTGAGCGTGATCGCGATGTCCCACCTGATCGAGCAGGCCGAGCTGCTGCGCACCATCGGCCGGTACCTCGAATGGCTGCTGCCGGGGCAGTCGAAGGCGATCGTGACGGAGCTGTCGAACTTTCTCCAGCACCGCGACGTGATGGGGCCGGTGCTGTTCGTGACCATGATCTTCTTCAGCTCGCTGGCCTTCAGCGTGCTCGAGAGCGCCATGGCGGTGATCTTCCATCACCGCAAGGCCGACCACCGGCGCCATTTCCTGGTTTCGGCGGTCATGCCCTATCTCTACATCCTCTTCCTGTGCGTGGGCCTGCTGCTGGTCACGCTGGTGTCGGGCGCGCTGCAGCTGGTGGGCCAGGAGAGCGTCGACCTGTTCGGGCGCAATTGGTCGCTGTCGGGCGTCTCGGGCCTGCTGCTCTACCTGCTGGGGCTGGGCGGCGAGATCTTCATGCTGACCTCGCTCTACCTCGTGATGCCGGCCGGCCGCATGTCGCTGCGCCACGCGCTGCTGGGCGGCGTGACGGCCGCGCTGCTGTGGGAGGCCACGCGGCGCGTGCTGATCTGGTACTTTTCGACGCTGTCGCAGGTCAACGTGGTCTACGGCTCGCTCACCACGGCCATCGTGGTGCTGTTGAGCCTCGAGATCGCCGCCACGCTCGTGCTGCTGGGCGCCCAGGTCATCGCCCAGTACGAGCGGCTGGACCGCACCGGCAGCACGGCGGTGCCGCCGCTCACCGGGGCGGAAGCCGAATCGCTCCGTCGAGACGAATCACCTCCCCGTTGAGCATGTCGTTCTCGATGATGTGCCTGGCGAGCCTGGCGTAGTCCTCGGGCGTGCCCAGGCGGGAGGGGAAGGGCACGCTGGCGGCCAGTGCGTCCTGCACTTCCTGCGGCATGCCGAAGAGCATGGGCGTGCCGAAGATGCCGGGGGCGATGGTCATGTTGCGGATGCCGTTGCGCGCCAGGTCGCGCGCGATGGGCAGGGTCATGCCGACCACGCCGCCCTTCGAGGCGCTGTAGGCGGCCTGGCCGATCTGGCCGTCGTAGGCCGCGACCGAGGCGGTGGAAATCAGCACGCCGCGCTCGCCCGTGGCTTCGGGCTCGTTCTTGCTCATGGCGTCGGCCGCGAGGCGGATCATGTTGAAGCTGCCGATCAGGTTGACCGTGACGGTCTTGCTGAACACCGCCAGCGCGTGCGGGCCGTTCTTGCCCACGGTCTTTTCGGCCGGTGCGATGCCCGCGCAGTTGACCAGGCCCACCAGCTTGCCGAGCTTCTGCGCCGCGGCAACCGCGGCCTGGCCGTCGGCCTCCTGGCTCACGTCGCACTTGACGAACACGCCGCCGATGTCCTTGGCGACGGCTTCACCCTTGTCGGCCTGCATGTCGGCGATCACCACCTTGCCGCCGTTCGCCGCCAGCATGCGCGCCGTGCCTTCGCCGAGGCCCGAAGCGCCACCGGTCACGATAAAAACCTTGCCGTCGATCTGCATGGAGAGTCTCCTGAAATGAGGCCTGCATTATCGAAGACGGGCGGGGGCAAAAAAAAAGGCCTCATCCGGAGATGAGGCCCTGAATTGGATCCGTGAGGACCCAAGGAGACAACTGGTGGTGGTCGGAGGCTCAGCGCTTGCGCGAGGTGGTCGCGGTCTTGGCGGCGGCAACGGCTTGCGTCGACACGGCGTTGAAGTTGGCTTCGGCAACGTCCGACGCTTGCTTGACGGCCTTCTGGACCGATTCGAAAGCGTTGTTGGCGGCAGCCACGGCGCTCTTCAGCACGGCAACGGCGGTTTCCGAGCCGGCGGGTGCGTTCTTGGAAGCGCTGTCGACCAGGCCGACGAAGGTTTGCTGGGCTTCAGCGGCCTTGGCTTCGAAAGCCTTGGTGAACTCGGCGCCGGTGCCCTGGGCGATGTCATAAAGGTGACGGCTGTAGGCAGCGGTCTTCTCGGCCAGGGGCTGGAACAGGCTGGCTTGCAGCGTCAGCAGTTCCTGGGCGTCCTTGACGTTCAGGGCGGCTTGGGCGGTGCTTTGCGCTTCGGTCAGGGCAGCCTTGGAAGCGGTCACGTTCAGTTCGACGAGCTTCTCGACGCCTTCGAAGGCCTTGGTGGTCAGGCCGAACAGGGTTTCGAGGTTTGCTTTTTGGGCGGCGAGGATTTGGTCAGCGGTCAGGGCCATTTGAGAATCTCCGGTAAGGATGAAGGGTGGTCGGTTCACGTTGCGCTGCCTCGTCGTCCATGTTTTATGTTGCGGTGCAGCATGGCCTCAAGTATAGGCAGCACAGCTTTGCGATCAAGGGGGTTTTGCT from Variovorax sp. V93 includes the following:
- a CDS encoding phasin family protein; this translates as MALTADQILAAQKANLETLFGLTTKAFEGVEKLVELNVTASKAALTEAQSTAQAALNVKDAQELLTLQASLFQPLAEKTAAYSRHLYDIAQGTGAEFTKAFEAKAAEAQQTFVGLVDSASKNAPAGSETAVAVLKSAVAAANNAFESVQKAVKQASDVAEANFNAVSTQAVAAAKTATTSRKR
- a CDS encoding YihY/virulence factor BrkB family protein codes for the protein MKTLHPLHHVAPLLRHPLRFVWDALKAFRANQGLLLAGAVAYYALLSIVPLLIVSVIAMSHLIEQAELLRTIGRYLEWLLPGQSKAIVTELSNFLQHRDVMGPVLFVTMIFFSSLAFSVLESAMAVIFHHRKADHRRHFLVSAVMPYLYILFLCVGLLLVTLVSGALQLVGQESVDLFGRNWSLSGVSGLLLYLLGLGGEIFMLTSLYLVMPAGRMSLRHALLGGVTAALLWEATRRVLIWYFSTLSQVNVVYGSLTTAIVVLLSLEIAATLVLLGAQVIAQYERLDRTGSTAVPPLTGAEAESLRRDESPPR
- a CDS encoding 3-hydroxyacyl-CoA dehydrogenase; the protein is MQIDGKVFIVTGGASGLGEGTARMLAANGGKVVIADMQADKGEAVAKDIGGVFVKCDVSQEADGQAAVAAAQKLGKLVGLVNCAGIAPAEKTVGKNGPHALAVFSKTVTVNLIGSFNMIRLAADAMSKNEPEATGERGVLISTASVAAYDGQIGQAAYSASKGGVVGMTLPIARDLARNGIRNMTIAPGIFGTPMLFGMPQEVQDALAASVPFPSRLGTPEDYARLARHIIENDMLNGEVIRLDGAIRLPPR